A part of Yoonia rosea genomic DNA contains:
- a CDS encoding malonate--CoA ligase, with the protein MTNTLYDALFARHAENDATFLTLDDGTRVSYRSFVRRIGQLARVLADAGVNPGDRIVVQAPKIMDTIALYGAAVQTGAVYLPLNTAYTQSEVAYFITDAAPRMVVCDAENAAAVSTICSADTQVLTLAKDGTGSLSTAANTCEGTFATVPRGPDDLAALLYTSGTTGRSKGAMMSHKNLLSNAQTLTDLWRITSEDRLIHALPIFHTHGLFVALNTALLAGAQVRFMAGFDIDAIIGELPTSTLLMGVPTFYTRLLADRRLTRDLVAKMRLFISGSAPLLAETHTAFENRTGHRILERYGMTETNMITSNPYDGARLAGTVGYALPGTEVEITNDGQPVGPGEIGMIEVRGDNVFQGYWNMPDKTAEELRKNGFFITGDLGVKSDDGRITIVGRQKDLIISGGYNIYPKEIEDVLNDIDGVVESAVFGVAHPDFGETVLAAIVLDDPTLTVEDIAAAATPQLARFKHPKRYIITDALPRNTMGKVQKNILRETYRELGTA; encoded by the coding sequence GTGACCAATACGCTCTATGATGCACTCTTCGCGCGCCATGCAGAAAACGACGCCACATTTCTGACGCTGGATGACGGAACAAGGGTCAGCTACCGCAGCTTTGTGCGGCGCATCGGACAGTTGGCGCGGGTGCTGGCGGATGCAGGCGTAAACCCGGGTGACCGGATTGTTGTACAGGCCCCCAAGATCATGGACACGATCGCCCTTTACGGTGCTGCCGTACAAACCGGCGCTGTCTATTTGCCGCTCAACACAGCCTATACGCAAAGCGAGGTCGCGTATTTCATCACTGATGCGGCCCCGCGCATGGTCGTGTGCGATGCAGAAAACGCAGCCGCGGTTTCCACAATCTGCAGCGCTGACACGCAGGTGCTGACCCTCGCTAAAGACGGCACAGGATCGCTTTCCACGGCGGCGAATACCTGCGAGGGAACCTTTGCGACGGTCCCGCGCGGTCCCGACGATCTGGCCGCACTGCTTTACACATCCGGCACCACGGGCCGGTCAAAGGGTGCGATGATGTCGCATAAGAACCTGCTATCAAACGCCCAAACCCTGACCGACCTCTGGCGGATCACCAGTGAGGACCGGCTGATCCATGCGCTGCCGATCTTTCATACCCACGGGCTTTTTGTGGCGCTGAACACCGCATTATTGGCCGGCGCACAGGTCCGGTTCATGGCTGGCTTTGATATCGACGCAATTATCGGCGAACTGCCCACATCCACGCTTCTTATGGGTGTGCCTACCTTTTACACCCGCCTGCTTGCGGACAGGCGGCTGACCCGCGATCTGGTCGCGAAGATGCGGCTTTTCATATCGGGCTCTGCGCCGCTGCTGGCCGAAACCCATACTGCGTTTGAAAACAGAACCGGCCACCGTATTCTTGAACGCTACGGGATGACCGAAACCAACATGATTACCTCCAACCCCTATGATGGCGCGCGGCTGGCAGGCACAGTCGGCTACGCCCTGCCCGGGACAGAAGTTGAAATCACCAATGACGGTCAGCCGGTTGGACCGGGTGAAATCGGGATGATCGAGGTGCGCGGCGACAATGTGTTTCAGGGCTATTGGAACATGCCCGATAAAACCGCCGAAGAGCTGCGCAAGAACGGTTTTTTCATAACAGGCGATTTGGGTGTCAAATCGGATGACGGGCGCATCACGATCGTTGGACGGCAGAAGGATCTGATCATCTCAGGGGGCTACAACATCTATCCCAAAGAAATCGAAGACGTGCTCAATGATATTGACGGTGTTGTCGAAAGCGCTGTTTTCGGCGTGGCACACCCCGACTTTGGAGAAACGGTACTGGCAGCAATCGTGTTGGACGATCCCACGCTGACCGTTGAAGACATCGCCGCAGCGGCCACGCCGCAACTTGCACGTTTCAAGCACCCGAAGCGATATATCATCACCGACGCCCTGCCCCGCAACACAATGGGCAAAGTGCAGAAAAACA
- a CDS encoding mandelate racemase/muconate lactonizing enzyme family protein, translating into MRIVDICEVTKPIASPIRNAYIDFSKMTASLVAVVTDVVRDGHRVIGYGFNSNGRYGQGGLIRERFRDRILEADPASLINEAGDNLDGHKIWAAMMQNEKPGGHGERSVAVGTIDMAVWDAIAKIAEKPLYQLLAEGKGVAANRRVFVYAAGGYYYPGKDDTALRQEMRGYLDRGYNVVKMKIGGATIDEDQRRIEAVLAEIGSEAQLAVDANGRFDLETAIAYAKMLRNYPLFWYEEIGDPLDYQLQAAMAEFYPGPMATGENLFSHQDARNLIRYGGMRPDRDWLQFDCALSYGLVEYLRTLDVLETAGWSPSRCIPHGGHQMSLNIAAGLGLGGNESYPDLFQPYGGFPDSVSVEDGHIIMPELPGIGFEGKSDLIKVMRELAE; encoded by the coding sequence ATGCGCATCGTCGATATCTGCGAAGTGACCAAGCCGATCGCGTCTCCGATCCGGAACGCATATATTGATTTCAGCAAAATGACAGCGAGTCTTGTTGCCGTCGTTACCGATGTCGTCAGGGATGGCCACCGCGTTATCGGTTACGGGTTTAATTCCAATGGTCGCTATGGTCAGGGCGGTCTGATCCGTGAACGTTTCAGGGACCGTATACTTGAAGCGGATCCTGCATCGCTGATTAATGAGGCGGGTGACAATCTGGACGGACATAAAATCTGGGCCGCGATGATGCAGAACGAGAAACCGGGCGGACATGGCGAGCGTTCGGTTGCAGTCGGTACGATTGATATGGCTGTCTGGGATGCCATTGCGAAAATCGCGGAAAAGCCGCTTTATCAACTGCTCGCCGAGGGGAAGGGCGTCGCAGCAAACCGCCGCGTCTTTGTCTACGCGGCCGGGGGCTATTACTATCCGGGCAAAGACGACACGGCGCTGCGGCAAGAGATGCGGGGCTATCTGGATCGCGGCTATAACGTGGTCAAGATGAAAATCGGTGGCGCCACGATTGACGAAGACCAGCGGCGCATTGAAGCTGTGTTGGCCGAAATCGGATCAGAAGCGCAATTGGCCGTCGATGCAAATGGCCGCTTTGATCTCGAAACTGCCATCGCCTACGCCAAGATGCTGCGCAACTATCCGCTGTTCTGGTATGAGGAAATCGGTGATCCTTTGGATTATCAGCTTCAGGCCGCGATGGCCGAATTCTATCCCGGTCCGATGGCGACGGGCGAAAACCTGTTCTCGCATCAGGACGCGCGTAATCTGATCCGCTATGGCGGGATGCGCCCTGACCGTGATTGGCTGCAGTTCGATTGCGCGCTGTCATACGGGTTGGTTGAATATCTGCGGACGCTTGATGTGCTGGAAACGGCCGGGTGGTCGCCGTCACGTTGCATCCCGCACGGAGGGCACCAGATGTCACTCAATATCGCGGCGGGTCTTGGGCTGGGTGGCAACGAAAGCTACCCCGACCTGTTCCAGCCCTATGGCGGGTTTCCGGACTCAGTCAGCGTTGAAGACGGCCATATCATCATGCCCGAACTGCCGGGTATCGGTTTTGAGGGGAAATCCGACTTGATCAAGGTCATGCGCGAATTGGCCGAATAG
- a CDS encoding M20 aminoacylase family protein — translation MPIRNRLAEMHPQITAWRRDFHMHPELLYDTARTAGIVADKLRAFGCDEVVTGIGQTGVVGLIHGRTTASGRTIGLRADMDALPIIEATGAEYASTVHGKMHACGHDGHTAMLLGAAQYLAETRQFDGTVALIFQPAEEGGAGALAMVEDGMIDRFGISEIYGMHNSPLLPEGAFAIRSGPFYAAVDTFEIIVTGKGGHAARPNNVVDTTLAASALVMNLQSIVSRNTDPQQAAVVSVTSFRTESEAFNVIPETVTLRGTVRSFDEKVRGEILARIESVATLSAQTYGATAAFDWPEISYPVMANHEKETGFAAMAAQAVAGACDTQAPRTTGGEDFAYMLQACPGAYIQIGNGPSKGLHHPEYDFNDEIIPIGASYWATLAEQRLPAQDA, via the coding sequence ATGCCCATTCGTAACAGACTTGCCGAAATGCATCCGCAAATCACCGCATGGCGCCGTGATTTCCACATGCACCCCGAGTTGCTATATGACACCGCGCGCACGGCAGGGATCGTGGCCGACAAACTGCGGGCCTTTGGATGTGACGAGGTCGTCACCGGCATTGGACAGACGGGTGTTGTCGGCCTGATCCATGGCAGAACGACGGCATCAGGACGTACCATTGGCCTACGGGCCGATATGGATGCTTTGCCGATTATCGAGGCAACCGGCGCTGAATATGCGTCAACCGTCCACGGCAAGATGCATGCCTGCGGTCATGACGGGCATACGGCCATGCTGTTGGGTGCCGCCCAATACCTTGCAGAGACACGGCAGTTCGACGGGACAGTCGCGCTTATTTTCCAACCGGCAGAAGAGGGTGGGGCAGGTGCGCTTGCCATGGTTGAAGACGGCATGATTGACCGCTTTGGTATTTCCGAAATCTACGGAATGCATAATTCGCCGCTCTTGCCGGAAGGGGCATTTGCGATCAGGTCGGGGCCATTTTACGCGGCTGTGGACACGTTTGAAATCATCGTCACGGGGAAAGGTGGCCATGCGGCGCGCCCCAACAACGTTGTGGACACCACGCTCGCGGCTTCGGCGCTGGTAATGAACCTGCAATCCATCGTGTCACGCAACACGGACCCGCAACAGGCGGCCGTGGTCTCGGTTACATCTTTCCGGACCGAAAGCGAGGCGTTCAACGTGATCCCCGAAACAGTGACGCTGCGTGGAACAGTCCGTAGTTTTGACGAGAAAGTGCGCGGCGAGATTTTGGCACGTATTGAATCCGTGGCCACCTTGTCGGCACAGACCTATGGCGCGACGGCAGCGTTTGATTGGCCAGAGATTTCCTACCCGGTTATGGCGAACCATGAGAAAGAAACTGGTTTCGCGGCAATGGCGGCGCAAGCGGTCGCCGGTGCGTGCGACACACAGGCCCCGCGGACGACAGGCGGAGAGGACTTTGCCTATATGCTGCAGGCTTGCCCCGGCGCCTATATCCAGATTGGCAACGGTCCGAGCAAGGGGCTGCACCATCCTGAATATGACTTCAACGACGAAATCATTCCGATCGGGGCCTCTTATTGGGCAACGCTTGCCGAGCAAAGGTTGCCTGCGCAGGATGCCTGA
- a CDS encoding TAXI family TRAP transporter solute-binding subunit: protein MFKEVLRRPAGLLSAAVVALSFGAPAMAQEQLSIATGGTGGVYYPMGGGLAEIINNHIDGYAAAAEVTGASVENMGLIATGDADLAIGLADTVSQAYTGTGRFEGQQLPMVRGLASLYANMVQIVALEGSGITSLEDLRGKRVSIGAPGSGTEVNTNAILEANGISYDDIDEQRLNFNETADALSNGDIDAGFWSVGAPTSSILNLATTQDIVIIELTEAEMAAAMDANATFAMTTLAGGSYNGVDADISVLGIPNVLTVSSEMSDDLAYSITKAMFENIAELQAVHPAANETTIDFTIAATPVPLHPGAIRYYEEVGVTIPDDLRP from the coding sequence ATGTTTAAAGAAGTATTGCGCAGGCCCGCTGGCCTGCTGAGCGCAGCCGTCGTTGCATTGAGCTTTGGCGCGCCCGCGATGGCGCAAGAGCAGCTTTCAATCGCAACTGGTGGCACTGGTGGCGTCTATTACCCCATGGGTGGCGGACTTGCCGAAATCATCAACAACCACATTGATGGCTATGCCGCAGCCGCCGAGGTCACAGGCGCGTCGGTCGAGAATATGGGTCTGATCGCCACAGGTGACGCAGATCTTGCTATTGGTTTGGCTGATACAGTGTCCCAAGCCTATACAGGGACAGGCCGCTTTGAGGGCCAGCAACTGCCGATGGTCCGCGGCCTTGCATCGCTCTATGCCAACATGGTGCAGATCGTGGCGCTGGAAGGTTCTGGCATTACATCGCTGGAAGATCTGCGCGGCAAGCGCGTGTCGATCGGTGCGCCGGGCTCTGGTACCGAAGTCAACACAAATGCGATCCTGGAAGCCAATGGCATCAGCTATGATGATATTGACGAGCAGCGTTTGAACTTCAACGAAACCGCTGATGCGCTGAGCAACGGCGATATCGACGCTGGTTTCTGGTCTGTGGGTGCGCCGACATCCTCGATTCTGAACTTGGCCACAACACAGGACATCGTGATCATTGAACTGACCGAGGCCGAGATGGCCGCGGCGATGGACGCAAACGCGACCTTTGCAATGACAACGCTTGCAGGTGGCAGCTACAACGGCGTCGACGCAGACATCAGTGTGCTGGGTATTCCGAACGTGCTGACAGTATCGTCCGAAATGTCCGACGACCTTGCCTATAGCATCACCAAGGCAATGTTTGAAAACATCGCTGAATTGCAGGCCGTTCACCCCGCTGCGAATGAGACCACAATTGATTTCACAATTGCTGCGACACCTGTGCCGCTGCACCCTGGTGCGATCCGCTACTATGAAGAAGTCGGTGTGACCATTCCGGATGACTTGCGTCCATGA
- a CDS encoding DUF1850 domain-containing protein: MMRPIWEGGGKVLPLLILLLLPVLAGAETLVATREDGTEIARFDVPQGTEWCVLWNHSVKGFPVSDCYENQAGQMVLMHAHLPDFAAGLDHIPGRGRQVTDGQGGYFILDINEPVPGNAYVLRPGEGAVDHRLQVGEAVVSLSAVAPRERVRIALLGSIEQ; encoded by the coding sequence ATGATGAGACCGATTTGGGAAGGGGGAGGCAAAGTCCTCCCCCTTCTCATTCTACTGCTGCTGCCGGTTTTGGCCGGGGCCGAAACGCTTGTTGCGACCCGCGAAGATGGCACCGAGATTGCCCGTTTTGATGTGCCGCAAGGCACAGAGTGGTGTGTGCTCTGGAACCATTCGGTCAAAGGATTTCCCGTGTCCGATTGTTATGAGAACCAGGCTGGCCAAATGGTGTTGATGCATGCGCATCTGCCTGATTTCGCCGCAGGGCTGGATCACATTCCGGGGCGCGGGCGGCAGGTCACGGACGGGCAGGGCGGGTACTTTATTCTCGATATCAACGAACCTGTTCCGGGGAACGCCTATGTGCTGCGTCCCGGGGAAGGCGCGGTTGATCATCGCTTGCAGGTCGGAGAGGCCGTTGTGTCACTCTCTGCCGTCGCCCCGCGCGAACGTGTGCGGATCGCTCTTTTGGGAAGTATTGAACAATGA
- a CDS encoding TRAP transporter permease → MTTTTEDNPIYAPAPWFVIRAITVIGITLSLFQLYTAGVQPLGLFFQRPIHLGFVLVLCFLIYPAFGRAKARGPLGWAIDGTLIVLSIAAGAWVPMNIDIIANQIFPRDIDVWMGVVTIFVVLEAARRAVGLGMTLIGVFFIAYAFAGSRGELPFLADWMPGILNHRGYSLDRVASQMTLGAEGIFGIPLGVAATFVFIFVLFGAFLEVTGAGKFFIDLAYAAAGKQRGGPAKAAVIASAGMGSISGSAIANVVTTGAFTIPLMKKLGYRPAQAGGIEAAASTGGQIMPPLMGAGAFLMSEFTRVPYVDIVLVSIFPAVLYFGTVYLLVHIAAVKQGMTGLTAEELPSVRKVLAEGWHFLLPLVALVMLLVAGYSPMRVGFYAILSIMAAASARALWEFARSGPTMQGFFGLCTRGLKLTLDALDLGARNAVAVSVACAVAGIIVGVVGLTGLGLKFSAMMIAFSGGNIVLALILVLLASLVLGMGLPVTAAYIVLIILVGPALTEQFGIPLLIAHLVVFWYSQDSNVTPPVALAGFAGAAIAGSKPMETSIQAWKYAKGLYLIPLFMVFNEEIILGGPLPLVLWSGAIAILGLTAFAALLEGFLWRPMQVWMRVLLLPGVVGLFWPSLTVEIAAAVLIVLLLAMNWSEARRDKARADSTAVAQSAMDG, encoded by the coding sequence ATGACGACGACAACTGAAGACAACCCGATCTACGCGCCGGCTCCATGGTTTGTGATCCGTGCGATCACAGTGATCGGGATCACGCTCTCGCTGTTCCAGCTTTATACTGCGGGCGTGCAGCCATTGGGGTTGTTCTTCCAACGTCCGATCCACCTCGGGTTCGTGCTTGTCTTGTGTTTCCTGATCTATCCCGCCTTTGGTCGCGCCAAGGCGCGTGGTCCATTGGGATGGGCCATTGATGGCACGCTGATCGTGCTCAGCATTGCTGCGGGTGCTTGGGTGCCCATGAATATCGACATCATCGCCAACCAGATTTTCCCGCGCGACATCGATGTGTGGATGGGTGTTGTCACGATTTTCGTTGTGCTTGAAGCCGCCCGCCGTGCTGTGGGCCTTGGCATGACATTGATCGGGGTCTTTTTTATTGCTTACGCCTTTGCTGGCAGTCGCGGTGAACTGCCGTTCCTTGCCGATTGGATGCCCGGTATCCTGAACCACCGCGGCTATTCGCTGGACCGTGTCGCCAGCCAGATGACACTCGGGGCCGAGGGGATTTTCGGTATCCCCTTGGGCGTTGCGGCGACGTTCGTTTTCATCTTTGTGCTGTTCGGCGCTTTCCTTGAGGTCACGGGCGCGGGCAAATTCTTTATTGATCTGGCCTATGCCGCCGCAGGTAAACAGCGTGGCGGCCCGGCCAAAGCTGCCGTGATCGCGAGTGCGGGGATGGGTTCGATCTCGGGGTCTGCGATCGCCAACGTGGTGACAACAGGTGCCTTCACCATTCCCTTGATGAAGAAACTGGGCTACCGCCCTGCACAGGCTGGCGGGATCGAGGCCGCGGCCTCAACCGGTGGGCAGATCATGCCGCCGCTGATGGGCGCAGGTGCTTTCCTGATGAGCGAATTCACCCGCGTGCCCTACGTGGATATCGTGCTGGTCTCGATCTTCCCTGCGGTTCTCTATTTCGGCACGGTGTACCTGCTGGTGCATATTGCCGCTGTCAAACAGGGCATGACCGGCCTGACAGCAGAAGAGCTGCCAAGCGTGCGCAAGGTTCTGGCCGAAGGCTGGCACTTTTTGTTGCCGCTTGTCGCTTTGGTGATGTTGCTTGTGGCAGGGTATTCGCCGATGCGCGTCGGTTTCTATGCGATCTTGTCGATCATGGCGGCAGCTTCGGCGCGGGCGCTTTGGGAGTTTGCGCGGTCCGGTCCGACTATGCAGGGCTTTTTCGGGCTGTGCACGCGCGGTTTGAAGCTGACACTTGATGCGCTCGATCTGGGTGCCCGCAATGCGGTGGCTGTGTCGGTCGCTTGTGCTGTGGCCGGTATTATCGTGGGTGTTGTGGGCTTGACCGGTTTGGGTCTCAAGTTCTCTGCCATGATGATCGCCTTCTCGGGCGGCAATATCGTGCTGGCGCTGATCCTTGTGCTGCTGGCCAGTCTCGTGTTGGGCATGGGCCTGCCGGTGACGGCGGCCTATATCGTGCTGATCATCCTTGTCGGTCCTGCGCTGACCGAACAATTCGGCATCCCGCTCCTGATCGCGCATCTTGTGGTTTTCTGGTATTCGCAGGACAGTAATGTGACGCCGCCCGTGGCATTGGCCGGATTTGCCGGTGCCGCGATTGCGGGGTCAAAGCCGATGGAGACGAGCATACAGGCATGGAAATACGCCAAGGGCCTTTATCTGATCCCGCTGTTCATGGTGTTCAACGAGGAAATCATCCTTGGCGGGCCACTGCCGCTCGTGCTCTGGAGCGGCGCCATTGCGATCCTTGGCCTGACCGCCTTTGCGGCTCTCTTGGAGGGGTTCCTGTGGCGCCCGATGCAGGTCTGGATGCGGGTTCTGCTGCTGCCGGGTGTAGTGGGTCTGTTCTGGCCGTCCTTGACGGTCGAGATTGCAGCGGCGGTGCTGATTGTTCTGTTGCTTGCCATGAACTGGTCCGAGGCGCGCCGTGACAAAGCCCGTGCAGACAGTACGGCAGTCGCGCAGAGCGCCATGGACGGCTAG
- a CDS encoding sensor histidine kinase — translation MALVRPLLLAGLAAVLVWVVAQNLVLGAARTELDQTLLLTKRAVEAEVERLRSLPAVAAEDVRVRDALAGTGSLQAANSYLETVAVHAQAGELFLIDAEGETIAASNWNRAGSFVGENYGFRPYFQEAMAKGQGQFYAIGVTTGVPGYFLSTRIDVGNISGVLVVKLDLRPLENIWRSANADVALADANGVVFLSARPDWQYRALSTLSQEVMDQIVATRAYEGVSFATSAPLVRTAIEGSDAVGNGWIARLTPMPSTGWQVIAARATAGMQLVSLAAAALAALATLAIAAAFKAWEQRRQIIALRLSQSEKLEAMVIARTSDLAREVDARVQAEIDLRATQEALVHTEKMAALGRMSTAIVHEISQPLAAMEATLSAAELGLDQEDTATARRLDKARGLIRRMQRTTKHLKSFARKEVPQLMLVGLCAPVTSALDLVAPRARAIGVVPVFHAPEGRVDVMAGAIRIEQVVANLLLNALDAVADMPDAQITVTVTAHAGQAELCVQDNGKGIADADLAKVGEPFFSTKLTGAGLGLGLAICKAIISDFNGTLDIRSHQNQGTRVTVTLPLAVQKSAEAA, via the coding sequence ATGGCGCTGGTCCGGCCACTTCTTCTTGCGGGGCTTGCTGCCGTGCTGGTCTGGGTGGTCGCGCAGAACCTCGTTCTTGGCGCAGCGCGGACAGAACTGGACCAGACGCTGCTTTTGACCAAACGCGCCGTCGAGGCCGAAGTTGAGCGGTTGCGCTCCTTGCCTGCCGTCGCTGCCGAGGATGTGCGCGTGCGCGATGCGCTGGCCGGCACCGGTTCGTTACAGGCGGCCAACAGCTATCTGGAAACCGTGGCGGTGCATGCGCAGGCGGGCGAGCTTTTCCTGATCGACGCGGAGGGCGAAACCATTGCGGCCTCGAACTGGAACCGTGCAGGCAGTTTCGTCGGAGAGAACTACGGGTTTCGCCCCTATTTTCAGGAGGCAATGGCGAAAGGCCAAGGGCAATTCTATGCAATCGGTGTCACGACCGGTGTGCCGGGATACTTTCTGTCGACGCGAATTGACGTAGGTAACATCAGCGGTGTTCTGGTCGTCAAGCTGGACCTGCGGCCGCTTGAGAATATCTGGCGCAGCGCCAATGCGGATGTGGCCCTTGCCGATGCCAATGGCGTGGTGTTTCTTTCAGCGCGGCCGGACTGGCAATACCGCGCATTATCCACGCTCAGCCAGGAGGTCATGGACCAGATCGTCGCGACCCGCGCCTATGAGGGCGTGTCTTTCGCGACCTCTGCGCCACTTGTCCGCACGGCGATTGAAGGCAGTGACGCCGTGGGGAATGGCTGGATCGCACGCCTGACCCCGATGCCATCCACCGGCTGGCAGGTGATCGCTGCGCGCGCGACAGCGGGAATGCAGCTCGTGTCATTGGCGGCAGCGGCCTTGGCGGCCCTTGCAACGCTCGCGATTGCTGCGGCTTTCAAGGCTTGGGAACAGCGCAGGCAGATTATTGCGCTCCGCCTGTCACAATCCGAAAAACTGGAAGCCATGGTGATTGCGCGTACCAGCGATCTGGCGCGCGAGGTGGATGCGCGGGTGCAGGCCGAGATTGACCTGCGTGCCACGCAGGAAGCGCTGGTGCATACCGAAAAGATGGCCGCTCTCGGGCGGATGTCTACAGCGATCGTCCATGAAATCAGCCAGCCGCTCGCGGCCATGGAGGCCACCCTGTCGGCGGCCGAACTTGGCCTCGACCAGGAAGACACAGCAACGGCCAGGCGGTTGGACAAAGCCCGTGGCCTGATCCGCCGGATGCAGCGCACGACAAAACACCTCAAAAGCTTTGCCCGCAAAGAGGTGCCGCAACTGATGCTGGTCGGCCTTTGTGCGCCGGTGACTTCGGCGCTTGATCTCGTTGCGCCGCGCGCACGGGCGATTGGCGTTGTGCCTGTGTTTCACGCGCCAGAGGGCAGGGTCGACGTGATGGCTGGCGCAATCCGGATCGAACAGGTCGTCGCCAACCTTTTGCTCAATGCGCTGGATGCGGTCGCGGATATGCCGGATGCGCAGATTACCGTGACCGTGACGGCTCATGCCGGTCAGGCCGAACTCTGCGTTCAGGACAATGGAAAAGGCATCGCCGACGCGGATTTGGCAAAAGTGGGCGAACCCTTCTTTTCGACAAAGCTGACCGGTGCGGGCTTGGGTCTTGGTCTGGCGATTTGCAAAGCGATCATCTCTGACTTCAATGGCACGCTTGATATCCGTTCACATCAGAACCAAGGCACGCGGGTGACCGTGACCTTGCCTTTGGCCGTCCAGAAAAGCGCCGAGGCGGCATGA